The genomic region GAAGAATTGGAAGATGAAGGGGTAGAGCTACTATTTGCAGACAATGGTGAAGCCGCACTCAATATTATTAAAAACGAGCGACCTCAACTCGTGTTTTTAGACGTAATGATGCCAAAAATGAATGGTTTTGATGTATGTAATACTGTAAAAAATCAATTGAATATTTCCGATGTTTACATTATTATGTTGACAGCTAAAGGTCAGGAATTCGACCGACAAAAAAGTATAGAGGTTGGAGCTGATATGTATACTACCAAACCGTTCGATCCTGATGAGATTACGGAGAAAGCCAGAGAAGTTTTGGCTTTGTAAAAACCTGAGTATTGCATTCTGTTACCAAGATCAAGCTAGTGAATAATTAAGCGCGATCGCTGCCATACATCGCAACTCATTGTAAATGACAGTCTAGTAAGATTTTTGAAAGACAAGTCCGATCGAGTAGAGCCTTTTGCGGTAGTATGCTTCTAACTGCAAAAATTGTCCTGACAATGACCTCTACATCAGCCATCGATCTCAGCAATAGTTCTCTCCCAGAAGCTTCAAATACCTGGGCAACGCAATTACTTCAGCAATTACTGGATCGTCAATCTTTGTCTGGCGCACAAGCAGCGCAACTCATGCAGGAATGGCTAAACGAAAGCATTCCACCTGTCTTATCTGGAGCAATATTAGCAGCAATTCAGGCTAAAGGTGTATCAGCCGAAGAACTGGCTGGGATGGCTCAAGTTTTACAATCTGTGCGGGCGCACAGCACCGGCGCACAGATGTGCGCCCCTACACCTTTAATCGATACCTGCGGTACTGGTGGAGATGGAGCTGCAACCTTTAATATATCTACTGCGGTTGCCTTTGTCGCAGCAGCGGCGGGAGTACCAGTAGCTAAACACGGCAATCGCTCTGCTTCTAGTCGAGTCGGTTCTGCGGATGTCTTGGAAGCACTAGGAGTTAATCTCAATGCTGCCGCAGACAAAATACAAGCAGCTGTTGCAGAAGTAGGTATTACATTTTTATTTGCTCCTGGGTGGCATCCCGCTATGAAGGCTGTTGCCCCGTTACGCAAAACGCTGAAAGTACGGACGATATTTAATCTATTAGGACCGCTAGTCAACCCTTTGCACCCAACAGGACAAGTCATTGGAGTTTGTGAATCAAACTTACCACTGACTATCGCTCATGCCTTACAGCAGTTAGGGACAAAACAGGCAATTGTGCTGCACGGACGGGAAAGGTTAGATGAAGCAGGCTTAGGTGATGCTACAGATTTAGCAGTGTTATCTAACGGACAGGTGGAGTTAACAACTATACATCCGCAGGAACTAGGCTTAGCACCTGCACCAACATCAGCATTAAGGGGTGGAGACGTACAGGAAAATGCAGCAATTCTCACCGCTGTATTGCAAGGTAAGGGAACTCAAGCACAGCAAGATGTTGTTGCTTTAAATGCAGCGCTAGCACTGCAAGTAGGAGAAAAGATCCCTTTAGGTGAATATGCTGCTGGCATTAGCCTAGCTAGGGAAATTCTGTATAGTGGTGCTGCTTGGGCAAAGCTACAGCAACTCGTACAATTCTTGTAAATCAGTTATCAGTTATCAGTGGCTAGTGGCTTGAAAACTCTAGTCACCAGCCACCAGTCACTAATCACTTAAGTAGTCTTCCTCGACTTTACCCTAACCGCCAGCTCTTAGTTGTTAGCGATCGCGCTACAGTAATGAGTCAAATATATCGTGTTGGTAGGAAGCGATGGTATCGCCTAAGTATTCCTTGGTTGTTCCAGTCTATAACGAAGAAAAAAATATCCTAGAACTCTATCGCCGCGTCAGTGCGGTTGGCGAACAATTGGATGGAGCGATAGAACTCATATTTGTTAATGATGGCAGCCGCGATCGCACTTTGCAAATCGTGCGCGACTTACATCAAAATGACCCTCGCGTATCCTACCTCAGTCTTGCCCGCAATTTCGGACATCAAATTGCGGTGACGGCTGGACTTAATTTTGCTAGGGGTAAAGTGGCGATTGTCATGGACGCTGACTTACAAGACCCGCCAGAATTGATTTTAGAGATGGTAGCCAAATGGCAACATGGCTTTCAAGTTGTTTATGCCCAACGCACGCAGCGCCAAAAAGAAAGTTGGTTCAAACGCGGTACGGCATACATATTTTATCGCCTGCTCCAACACCTTGCTGATGTGGATATTCCCACCGATACAGGAGATTTCTGTTTGATCGATCGGCAAGTCTTAGATATCCTTAATGCCATGCCAGAACGCAATCGCTACATGCGCGGCTTACGGGCTTGGATTGGTTTTCGTCAAACATCCGTACAATTCGATCGCCCGCCTCGTTTTGCTGGTAAGGTCAATTACACTTTCGGTAAGTCTCTGGCTCTGGCTTTGAATGGCTTAGTGTCGTTCTCTAAAGTCCCCTTGCGCCTCTCTACTTACGTCGGTCTATTTGCTGCGGCGATCGCTGTTCTCATGGCTCTACTCGTATTGTACTGGCGATTGTTTGTACCTCAGTCTCCTTTGACTGGCTTTACGATTATTTTGGTAGCAATTTTCTTCCTTGGTGCAGTTCAACTTGTCAGTATTGGCATCTTAGGTGAGTATATCGGGCGGATTTATGAAGAAGTCAAAGGCAGACCAATTTACACCTTAGCCGAAGTAGGGGGATTTCCTAGTCATTCGGGGAATTGGGAGTCGGGAATCGGGAGTCGGGAGTCGGGGGGAAGAGAGCTGAGGGAGCTGAGGGAGCTGAGGGAGGAAGAAATTTAAAATCTCCACACCCTTTCTTCACTGGTCACTGGTCACTGGTCACTGTAATTTTCCTGCGGTGCGTAGAATTTGTCCTGCTAAAATCGCTGCGCCAAAACCGTTATCTATATTGACAACTCCTACCCCTGCTGCACAAGAGTTAAGCATTGTCAAGAGGGGAGCTAAGCCGCTGAAACTTGCACCATAGCCAACGCTGGTAGGAACGGCAATGACGGGACAATCGGCTAATCCTGCAACTACGCTGGGTAAAGCCCCTTCCATTCCTGCGACAACAATCAATACAGATGCTTCAGCGATAACGTGGCGGTTGTCTAGCAGGCGATGAATACCAGCAACGCCCACATCCCATAACCGGAGAACGCGAAAACTGGATAGTTCGGCAGTTATAGCCGCTTCCTCAGCTACGGGTAAATCGGCAGTCCCCGCTGAGAGGATACCAATTTTACCAGGGTACTGCGGTTCGATCCGTGCTGGTGCGATCGCCGCAATTTTTGCCATCGGATAGTAACGCAGTCCCTCTACCTTCTCTTCTAGCTGTTCTGCTACATCGGGTTCGATGCGCGTCGCCATCACTACTGAGTTGCGCTGGCGCATTGCTGCCATAATTTGCACGATTTGGTCGGGAGTTTTGCCTTGACCCCAGATCGTTTCAGGAAACCCAGTTCTGAGCTGGCGATGATGGTCAATGTGGGCAAATTCACCAACTGGTTCGTAGGTAAAATGTTTCAATTTATCTAAGGCGACAGTTGGACTGACGTTACCAGCTGCTACAGATTCTAAGAGCGATCGCAAGGCTTCGGGTTGAGACATTTGAGGGGGAGGAGTGAGGAGTGAGGAGTGAGGGGACAAGGAAAGAGTTTATTTTAACTTTTAGCTTTTGACTTTTGACTTTTCCTAGACCCTATTCTGTCACTTTCAGTTCGTATTTGTTCCACAGAGTCCCAGCTTGGGAGCCGAGGGCGGTGTATTTGACTCCTTAATTTGCCAAGATTCAGCTAAGACTGGCTCAATTTCTCCAGTTTCACCATTAAGTGTTGTTAGTCCTTCAACAGTGAATAAAAATACGTGAGGGTATTCTTGATTGAGGGCATAGTTAAAAGTTTTAGGATCTTTTAAAGTACTCGTTACCCACTGCGATTGCGCTGCTGAGGTTTTAAAATTTATGGAATTGCAACCTGTAAGCGTGAGTTGACAAGTAAGAAATAGAATCAATATGAAGACAAGAACTCGCAATCGCATTGTTTAATTGAATAAGTATTTCTAGTCTTTTGCTTCTTTCAATTCATAAACATTCCAAAGCGTTCCACCTAAAGCAGAGAATTTTGTTCCTTCAATGCGATCGCGAATTGCTGCTAAAGCTAAAGGATTGATTAAATGAATAAAAGGAAGATACTCTTGTGCTAAACGCTGAGTTTCTCCATAAATTTCTTTACGCTTTGTTTCGTCAAGTTCTCTTGCTCCCTCAATGTAAAGCCGACCGATTTCTGCTTCCCAGTCTGCAACTTCTCGTCCTTCAATCGGCGGTTGTCCTGGTTGTGGTTTCTGATTAAAAGGATGAAAACCGCCATCGGGCGACCATACATTTGCTCCGCTATATGGTTCAATACTACCAGTAATTAAACCAAAATAAGATTCCCATTCGAGAGTATTGGTAATTTTATCTACCATGACAGCAAAGTCAATTGGAGTAAAATCAACTTGAATTCCAATCTTGCTGAGATCGCGCTTGATTTGCGAACCAATTGCATCAACAGTTCTATTACCCGCTTGGCTGATCGTAGTGAACCGGACTCGATTACCTTCAGCATCGAGTAATTGACCTTTGTTATTATATTTAAATCCAGCTCCTCTAAGTAATTCTTTAGCTTTTTCAGGATTATAATTATAAACTTTTAAACCTTCTTCAGGAGAGAGATAGTAAGGACTTTGAACAGAAATTGGCGAATTTTGTAGCTCTCCTAAGCCACGATAGACATTATTTAGCATTGCTTCGCGATTAATTCCGTAAGCAACTGCTTGTCTAAATGCTACTGTATTAAACCAGCGTGACTTGATTGGATTGACTAAAGGTTTTCCCTGACGACGACCTTTATTTAAGTTAAAACAAATAAAGTTTGTGCCAAAGTCAGGACCACCGCTGTAAATTTTGAAATCTCCTCGTTCTTCCTCCCGTTTTAGTAATTGAAAACTCGTAGGACCAATTTCTAGCATATCTAATCCTAACGAACGAAACTGGATTAAAGCTGTATCTGGTGATTCCACAATTTGCCAAATTAGCCGCTCAACATAAGGTAAAGCATTTCCTTGTGTGTCTTTCCGCCAGTAGTAGGGATTGCGGCGAAAGACTATTCGCTGGTTTACAGTGTAGCTTTCCAGGGTAAAAGGACCATTGACCACAATTTTTTGCAAATCTGTATCCGTTCCCCACGTAGATAAAAACTGAGGTCTACCATCTTTATTTTTAGTTTCTACCGATTGACGTAGGGCGTGTTCTGGTAAGATGACTATCCCACCTGCAAATCGTAAAAAAGGTGCGAATGGCTCTGGAACGGTAAATTCGACTCGGCGGCTATCTAATTTACGGACTTTAGGTAAAGCTTTACTCTTGCCAATGCGAAGAATATCTCTTATATCTGTGGGAATTTGCTCGTTAAAGTAAATATCATTATAAGTAAAAACGATATCGTCAACTGTTAGCGGTTCCCCATCTGACCATTTTAAATTTGGTCTTAGAGTAAAAACGATTTTGAGATTGTCTTCAGAAATTTCCCAAGATTCAGCTAATGCTGGCTCTAGCTTTCCAGTTTCACCATTTTCAGTAATTAATCCTTCATAAAGAAATCCAAAAACGTTAGGTGACGATTGATTTAAGGCATAATTAAAAGTTTGCGGGTCGCCTGGAACTCTCGCCACGATTTGTGAAACTTGAGTGGCGTTAGTTCTCATTTCGGTGGGATTACAGCCAGAAAGTGCGATCGCAACTAATAATGTAAGTGTTATTAGAAAATTTCGACGGATCATAAATTCAGGGAGTCGGGAATCAACCTTCATCCTTTATGTTTAATTCGTATATGTTCCAGAATGCGCCGCCTAATGCAGAAAATTTTGTTCCCTGAATGCGATCGCGAATTGCAGCTAGCGATAAAGGATTGTATAAGGTAATGTATGGTAAATATTCTTGAGCAGTGCGTTGAAATTCATTATAGATTTCTTTCCGCTTGGCTTCGTCAAATTCCTGCGCTCCCTTAATAAATAGATCTTCAATCTTTTGTTCCCAATCCGCAATTTCTCGTCCTTGAATTGGTGCTTGTCCTACTTGAGGTAATTGGTTAAAATTGTGCAAGCCACCTGCTGTCAACCATACGTTTGCTCCGTCATTCGGTTCAATTCCACCACCGATGAAACCACCGATGTAACATTCCCAATCTAAAGAATTAGAAGTTTTATCCATTAAAGTGCCAAAATCAAGAAATTGGAGATCGACTTGCATTCCAATTTTACCTAAGTCTCGTTGAATTTGAGCTACCGTTCTCCCACTATTACCTCTACCCCCAGCAGGAACCATGAGAGTAAATCGTACCCGATTACCTTGAGCATCAAATAATTGATTTTTATTGTTGTATTTGAATCCAACTTTTTGCAGTAGTTCTTTGGCTTTGGCTGGATCGTAGGTGTAGACTTTCAATCCTTTTTCAGGAGGTAGAAAATACGAACTCTGAGTATCGATTGGAGAGTTTTGTAGCTCTCCCAAACCCCGTAAAAAATTATTTATCATCGTTTGGCGATCGAGTCCGTAAGCAACTGCTTGCCTAAATTCAACTGTATTAAACCAGCGAGATTTAATCGGGTTGACTAAAGGTTTACCGTTTCTACTACCTTTATTTAGATTAAAAGTAATGAAGGACATACCGAAAGCAGGTCCACCATTGTAAATCTTAAAATTGCCTCGTTCTTCTTCGCGTTTGAGCAGAGAAAAATTATCTGCTGAAGCCGAAGCTATATCTAACCCACCGGAACGAAACTGAACTAAAGTTGTTTCTGGATTTTCAACAATTCGCCAAATGTATTTTTCAATATAAGGCTGAGAATTGCCTTGTGCATCTTTCCGCCAATAATTAGGGTTGCGGCGATAAACTAAGCGTTGAGCAGGTACGTAGCTTTCAAGTGTAAAAGGACCATTAGTGACAATTTTAGTTGGATCTGTATCCGTTCCCCAAGTGCTTAAAAAGCGAGGGTTTCCCTTAGCGTCTTTTGTTTTTACTGATTCTTGTAAAGCGTGTTTTGGTAAAATGGCGATCGCACTCGTAGGATCTCCCGTCGTCGTAGCAAGAAAAGGTGAAAAAGGTTCGGGCATGATAAATTCAACGCGGCGATCGTCTAGCTTAACAACTTTTGGATAAGCCTTTTGCTTACCAATTTGAATGTAATCTCTTAGATCTGTAGGAATGGCTTTGTTTAAAACAATATCGTTATAAGTAAATACGACATCATCTGCTGTAAGTGGATGACCGTCAGACCATTTTAAGCCTTCTCTTAAAGTGAAAATAATATTTAATTTATCTTCGGAAATTTGCCAAGATTCTGCTAATTCTGGTTCGAGTTCTTTGGTAATGCCATTAACTGTAGTTAATCCCCTAAAGGTCATGTTAAAAATATTTGGGACTTGATGACCTAAAGCATAATTAAACGTATCGGGATCGGTAGTCACGCTGACAACTATTTGCGGTACGTCAGCCGCTTGGGTTCTCATCTCAGCCGGATTGCAGCCAGACAGCGCGATCGCCATGACTACTGCTAGTATACCTGCTAACCATTTACGCCAGGATTGGGAAAGAGTAATTGGGTATTTCATGGGATAAATTGAATCGCGATCGCGTTACCAGTCACCAAAGTTTGCGAAATATTAAAATATCGATGTCTACATATGTTGCTTTAAGCCTCACTATAATACCTATTTTCGTAATCGTGCATGAATACGCGATCGCGAGGTATCCGGCGAATAAATTTTTTGGATAAGGGTGGCTAGATCGATGACTCATTCAGTAGATATTATCAATGCTCGCGTGCATGGTTACGCGCAATTGCAGGGAATTCGGATCGATCTACACGGTCAAATTTCCGCAATTGAACCAATGGATCGATTTATTAAAAAAATTCCGCCTGCTAATTTACAAATTATCAATTTAGCAGCCGATCTGATATCTTTGGGTGGAGTCGATATACAGATTAACGGGGCGCTAGGATTAGCATTTCCAGATTTACAAGCGACAGATATCTATAA from Chroococcidiopsis sp. SAG 2025 harbors:
- a CDS encoding response regulator transcription factor, which gives rise to MDLKILIVDDEPHVRLLMEQTLEELEDEGVELLFADNGEAALNIIKNERPQLVFLDVMMPKMNGFDVCNTVKNQLNISDVYIIMLTAKGQEFDRQKSIEVGADMYTTKPFDPDEITEKAREVLAL
- the trpD gene encoding anthranilate phosphoribosyltransferase, with translation MTSTSAIDLSNSSLPEASNTWATQLLQQLLDRQSLSGAQAAQLMQEWLNESIPPVLSGAILAAIQAKGVSAEELAGMAQVLQSVRAHSTGAQMCAPTPLIDTCGTGGDGAATFNISTAVAFVAAAAGVPVAKHGNRSASSRVGSADVLEALGVNLNAAADKIQAAVAEVGITFLFAPGWHPAMKAVAPLRKTLKVRTIFNLLGPLVNPLHPTGQVIGVCESNLPLTIAHALQQLGTKQAIVLHGRERLDEAGLGDATDLAVLSNGQVELTTIHPQELGLAPAPTSALRGGDVQENAAILTAVLQGKGTQAQQDVVALNAALALQVGEKIPLGEYAAGISLAREILYSGAAWAKLQQLVQFL
- a CDS encoding glycosyltransferase family 2 protein, whose amino-acid sequence is MVSPKYSLVVPVYNEEKNILELYRRVSAVGEQLDGAIELIFVNDGSRDRTLQIVRDLHQNDPRVSYLSLARNFGHQIAVTAGLNFARGKVAIVMDADLQDPPELILEMVAKWQHGFQVVYAQRTQRQKESWFKRGTAYIFYRLLQHLADVDIPTDTGDFCLIDRQVLDILNAMPERNRYMRGLRAWIGFRQTSVQFDRPPRFAGKVNYTFGKSLALALNGLVSFSKVPLRLSTYVGLFAAAIAVLMALLVLYWRLFVPQSPLTGFTIILVAIFFLGAVQLVSIGILGEYIGRIYEEVKGRPIYTLAEVGGFPSHSGNWESGIGSRESGGRELRELRELREEEI
- the larB gene encoding nickel pincer cofactor biosynthesis protein LarB, coding for MSQPEALRSLLESVAAGNVSPTVALDKLKHFTYEPVGEFAHIDHHRQLRTGFPETIWGQGKTPDQIVQIMAAMRQRNSVVMATRIEPDVAEQLEEKVEGLRYYPMAKIAAIAPARIEPQYPGKIGILSAGTADLPVAEEAAITAELSSFRVLRLWDVGVAGIHRLLDNRHVIAEASVLIVVAGMEGALPSVVAGLADCPVIAVPTSVGYGASFSGLAPLLTMLNSCAAGVGVVNIDNGFGAAILAGQILRTAGKLQ
- a CDS encoding ABC transporter substrate-binding protein, which produces MIRRNFLITLTLLVAIALSGCNPTEMRTNATQVSQIVARVPGDPQTFNYALNQSSPNVFGFLYEGLITENGETGKLEPALAESWEISEDNLKIVFTLRPNLKWSDGEPLTVDDIVFTYNDIYFNEQIPTDIRDILRIGKSKALPKVRKLDSRRVEFTVPEPFAPFLRFAGGIVILPEHALRQSVETKNKDGRPQFLSTWGTDTDLQKIVVNGPFTLESYTVNQRIVFRRNPYYWRKDTQGNALPYVERLIWQIVESPDTALIQFRSLGLDMLEIGPTSFQLLKREEERGDFKIYSGGPDFGTNFICFNLNKGRRQGKPLVNPIKSRWFNTVAFRQAVAYGINREAMLNNVYRGLGELQNSPISVQSPYYLSPEEGLKVYNYNPEKAKELLRGAGFKYNNKGQLLDAEGNRVRFTTISQAGNRTVDAIGSQIKRDLSKIGIQVDFTPIDFAVMVDKITNTLEWESYFGLITGSIEPYSGANVWSPDGGFHPFNQKPQPGQPPIEGREVADWEAEIGRLYIEGARELDETKRKEIYGETQRLAQEYLPFIHLINPLALAAIRDRIEGTKFSALGGTLWNVYELKEAKD
- a CDS encoding ABC transporter substrate-binding protein, with translation MKYPITLSQSWRKWLAGILAVVMAIALSGCNPAEMRTQAADVPQIVVSVTTDPDTFNYALGHQVPNIFNMTFRGLTTVNGITKELEPELAESWQISEDKLNIIFTLREGLKWSDGHPLTADDVVFTYNDIVLNKAIPTDLRDYIQIGKQKAYPKVVKLDDRRVEFIMPEPFSPFLATTTGDPTSAIAILPKHALQESVKTKDAKGNPRFLSTWGTDTDPTKIVTNGPFTLESYVPAQRLVYRRNPNYWRKDAQGNSQPYIEKYIWRIVENPETTLVQFRSGGLDIASASADNFSLLKREEERGNFKIYNGGPAFGMSFITFNLNKGSRNGKPLVNPIKSRWFNTVEFRQAVAYGLDRQTMINNFLRGLGELQNSPIDTQSSYFLPPEKGLKVYTYDPAKAKELLQKVGFKYNNKNQLFDAQGNRVRFTLMVPAGGRGNSGRTVAQIQRDLGKIGMQVDLQFLDFGTLMDKTSNSLDWECYIGGFIGGGIEPNDGANVWLTAGGLHNFNQLPQVGQAPIQGREIADWEQKIEDLFIKGAQEFDEAKRKEIYNEFQRTAQEYLPYITLYNPLSLAAIRDRIQGTKFSALGGAFWNIYELNIKDEG